AGAGCCAGTGGCCCGAGTCCACCATCTGGCGGGCCACCAGGGCGAAGCGGGGTTCATCTGCGGGCCAGGGATCCCGCAGGCCGAGGCCGGCACCCAGGATGATCAGTCCGAAGAGCAGGAGCAGGAGCAGGGCCCGGCGGTCGGTGCCCGGCCCCTGGAGGACGCGCTGGTCATCGATCATCTAGTGTCCTGCCTTATCCCGGCGCCAGCCGCGGTGCCGGATGTCCAGGTAGAGGCTGTACGCGGCGGTGAAGGAGGGGAAGAGGTTCTGCAGGACGCCTACGGAATCCCGCTTGGCGGAGAAGAGGAAGTAGCTGAGGGTCATGAGGCTGCCCACCACGCTCATATACCAGAAGAGCCGAGGCATGACCGGCTTGCCGGCGCGCTTGGAGGCGACGAACTGGACCAGCCAGCGGCCACCGAACATGGCGGCACCCACATATCCGATGAGCTTCCACCCCGTGATGACGATGCCGGTCCAGGCGAGCCAGGAGATGGGGAGATTCAGCTGGCTCAAGGCAGGGTCTCCCGGACAGCCACGTACTTGGAGCGGCGCTGGAGCCACCAGACCCCCAGGACATCCACCAGCCCCACCCAGAGGCGGTTCCACACCCCGTAGTTGGAGACACCCGCCAAGCGGGGGCGGTGGTTCACGGGGTGCACGATCATCCGTCCTCCCAGGGCCTGCACCAGGGCCGGAATATAGCGGTGCATGTGGTTGAAGCAGGGGAGGCTCAGGTACCAGTCCAGGCGGAGGGCCTTGAGGCCGCAGCCCACGTCGGGCACCCCGTCCTTGAGCATCCAGTCCCGGAACCCGTTGGCGATCTTCGAGGACATCCGCTTGACCCAGTCGTCCCGGCGGTTGACCCGGTGGCCGATGATGCCGACGTTGAGAGGATCCCGGGTGTGGGCGGCCTGGAGGGCGTCCAGCATGCCGGGGATGTCAGCCGGGTCGTTCTGCCCATCGGCGTCCAGCACCACCAGCCAAGTCCCCTGGGCGGCGCGGGCGCCGGTGAGGACCGCCAGACTCTGCCCGGAGCTCTTCACATGGCGGAGGACCCTCAGACGCTCGAAGCCCTCCTCCCGGAGGGACCGCAGGAGGTCCCAGGTCTCGTCCGTGCTGCCGTCATCGACGTAGATCAGCTCGTAGTCGAAGCGCCCGTCCATGGCCTGCCGGATCTCGCCCACCAGGGGCCGGATGTTTCCTGCCTCGTTCTTGGCCGGTATGACGATGGAGATGAGGGGGGACGGGGACTGGGCTTGTGTCATCGGGCTTCCAGGGGGCAGTTCACTGCGCAACCCTCCATATTACGCCGATCCAGCCCTGGTCCGCTCGAGGATGATGCGGCGGCAGGTGGCCCACAGGGAGGGCGGGGGCTATGTTTGATCCAGAGCATTCCGGAGGCCCCATGCGCGTCCATCTCTCCCGCTTCATCTGTCTGGATGTGGCCTCCAATCTGATCCGCTTCGAGCTCGAAGCCCACCAGGCCGCTGCAGCCGGGGCGGACCTGGTTGTCTTCCCCGAGGCCTTCCTGCACGGCTACACCCGTACCGTGGAGCCAGCCCTGGTGCGCGGGATCTTTGAGCGGATCAGCTCAGACCACCCGGCGACGGCCTTCCTCTTCGGTTCCATCACCGAGGAGCGCCGGAACCGGCTCACCGTCTGGCGGGGAGGCAGGGAATTGGGGCATTACGACAAGGTGCATCTCTTCGCGCCCCATGGGGAGCATGAGCTCTGGGACCCCGGCGACCGCTATGCCGCCGTGCGGGTCCTGGACTGGACCCTGGGCCTCATCACCTGCAGCGACATCCGCTTCCCGGAGCAGGCCAGGGCCCTGCGGCTCCGGACCGGGTGTGAAGCCCTGGTGGTCATCGGGTGGTGGCCCTGGCGGCGGGATCATGTCTGGGAGACGCTCCTGCGGGCCCGGGCCATGGAGAATGGGGTCTTCACCCTGGGCTGCAGTGTGGCGGCCTCGGAGTTCCCCGGAGAGGTCTTCGCCGGTGCGGGGAACCATGTCTTCGACCCCCTCGGGGAGCCGCTGCAGACCGCCGATGATCGGACCTTCCACCTGGACCGGGAGCGTCTGGAGGAGGTCCTGGTGGACCCCCTCCGGAGCTCTGTGGATATCCAAGAGGTGGCCGTCTTCTAGCGGGGCAGGTGCTTCCGGGTCAGGTTCACGGGGCCTTCGGGGGTGACCAGGATGTTGTCCTCGATGCGGATGCCCCCCAGGGGCGTCAGCTCGTCGATGAGCTTCCAGTCGAAGCTGGAGGCCTGCTCTCCTTCGCGGAAAGGCCGCAGCAGCATGGGGATGAAGTAGAGGCCGGGTTCGACCGTGATGAGGTGCCCCGGGGCCAGGGTCTGGGTGGTCCTGAGGTTGGGGTGCTCGGGCGGGGGCGGCTGGAGGCTGCCGTCGGGGGCGGCCATCTGTCCGGCCACGTCATGGACCTGGATCCCCAGGAAGTGCCCCAGGCCGTGGGGGAAGAAGGGGCGGGTGAAGCCCCTGGCCAGGGATTCCTCGGGCTTGGTCCTCAGGATGCCACTTTCCTGGAGGAGGGCGCCGATCTTGAGGTGGGCCAGGTGGTGGACCCGGCCCCAGGGCACCCCGGCCACCACCTCATCGCAGAGCTCCAGCTCCAGCTTCTCCACGCCGTCCCGCAGGGCCCGGAAGCGGGGATCGCAGCTGTCCTTGACATGGGTGCGGGTGATGTCGGAAGGGTAGTCCAGGTGGCGGGCGCCGCAGTCCAGGAGCAGAACCCGGCCGTCCCGGAAGCTGCGCTTCTTCTCGTAGTGGAGAATGGCGCTCCGGTCGTCCAGGGCTACGATGCTGCTGAAGGCCAGTTGGTGATCCAGGCAGCCCACGGCCTGGACGAATGCGTAGTGGATCTCCAGCTCCGAGGCGCCGGCCAGGAAGGCCTTGCGACCGGCCTCGTGGCCGCGGGCCCCCAAGATCGTGGCCTCCTCGGTGCAGGCGATCTCGTAGGGGCTCTTGAAGGCCCGGCCCCAGTCCAGCCGGGCCATGACCCCTGTGGGGTTGATCTCCAGGCCCGCCTCAACGGCCCGAGCCACTTCGTTGCCGATGTAGGCCGCCCGGGCTGGACGTCCCAGGGCTTCCCAGACTGCATCCAGGCTGGGGGCCTCCACCAGATCGAACTCGCCGGCCCAGAAGGGCTCCCCAAGGGGCAGCTGCTCGTACCAGAAGTCCTCAGGCGCATAGCGGATGAGCTTCGGGCGCTTTCCCCCCTGAAGGCACAGCACGTGGTGGGGTCCCTCCAGGGGGCAGTAATGGCGGAAGTGGGGGTTGGTGTTGAAGGGGGCTTCCTGGTCGTCCCGGAAATAGGTGAAGGGCTCACCACTGGAGATCACCAGGGTCTCGAATCCGGTCTCCGCCAGAGTGTGCTCTGCCCAACGCATCCGCGCTGCCAGGTGGTCATGGAAAAGGCCCTTGCTGGTCATGGTCCGCTCCTGCTCCGAGGTTACACCACTCAGGAGGGACCCTGGATCCGCCGATCCGGATGTATAGAATGATCCATCATCCCCTGGAGAGCCCATGCGACTGATCACCCGTTCGGATTTCGATGGCTTGGCCTGCGCTGCCCTTCTGGAGGAAATCGGGCTGATCGACGGATTCCTCTTTGTCCATCCCAAGGATGTGCAGGATGGGAAGGTCGCAGTGGGGCCCGATGATGTCCTGGCGAATGTCCCCTTTGCGAAGGGCTGCGGGCTCTGGTTCGACCACCACTGCAGCGAGGACCAGCGCCTGGCCATGAATGAAGAGAATATCCGTTTTGAGGGTGTATCCCGGCAAGCCCCCAGCTGTGCCCGCATCATCTATGACTACTATGGCGGCGCCGGGCGCTTCGCCCGCTTCGATGCCAGCGGCCTCATGGATGCTGTGGACCGGAGCGACTCGGGGCAGCTCACCCGGGAGGAGATCCTGAATCCCCAGGGCTGGGTGCTGCTCTCCTTCATCATGGATCCCCGGACCGGCCTAGGCCGGTTCAAGGACTTCCGCATCGGTAACCACGGCCTGATGAAGGACATGATCGGCTACTGCCGGACCCTGTCCATGGAGGAGATCCTGGAGCTCCCCGATGTCCGGGAGCGGGTGGACCGCTACTTTGAGCAGGAGGCGGCCTACGAGGCCATGCTCCGGGAGCGGGGGCGGATGGAGGGGAATGTGCTGGTGCTGGATCTCCGGGGGGTGGAGGAGATCCCCTGCGGAAACCGCTTCGTTGAATACGCCCTCTTCCCCGAGGCCAACGTCTCGGCACGGGTGCTGTGGGGTCGCGAGCGGAAGAATGTGGTCCTGACTGTCGGGCACAGCATCCTCAACCGGACCTGCAACAGCGACATCGGCGCCCTCCTGCTCATCCACGGGGGGGGTGGTCACCACCAAGTGGGCACCTGCCAGTTGGAGGAGCCCATTGCCGGGCACCACATCGCCGGTATCATCGCTGCGCTCCGCACCATGGGGTGATGCAGGTGGTCCGCCTTGCGGCAAGTCATGCCGTCCGGAAAGCGGGTTGTGGCATCATGGTCTTGTGACCGAATACATTCTCTTCGAATCCTTCGCCTTCAACCTGGCCCGGGCGGCCATGGCGGCCACCACCGCCCTGGCCAGGCGTCTTGCGCCCTATGACATCACTCCGGTGCAGTGGGGCGTGCTCGCCGGGCTCATGGACAAGGATGGGGTGACCCCCACGGAGCTCATCGGGGAACTGGAGCGGGATCTGCCTTCGACCCTCCGTGTCATCTGGAAGCTGGAGAAGAAGGGGCTGGTCCGCCGGGAGAACAACCCCTCTGACCGTCGCTCCTACACGGTGCACCTCACCCCTGAGGGGCGGCAGCTCTGGGACAAGCTGGCTCCGGTGGTTCTCGAACTCAATCGGGAGGCCTACGGGCACCTGGACAAGGACTACCTGCACAAGATCATGCAGACCCATCTCGAGCTGAGGGCCATCTACGACGCCATGATCCGCGAATAGGATTGCGGGCGGGTCCGGTTCGGAGTAAGCTTTGCGAAATACTTGTCACGACACCTAAATGCACCCCCGGCCGGGGAGGCTTCCGGGCTTCGACCTCCGCTGGTGTCTCCGGGTGGGCGTGGCGATCTCAGCCTTTTCCCCCTTCCCCCCTTGTGCTTCAGGGGCCGCTCCTGCTTGGCTCCATACCGAAACCCACTCCATCCCCCTAAGGAGGGTCGTCCATGACCGTCGAGTTCTGCCCCATGCGCAGCCTCATCTACGTTGGCCTGTCCAAAGAGAAGTATCGCCACCTTCTCCAGAACTGGCTCTACCGGATCCACATCCCCGACAGCATCTCCCAGTTCGGTCCCTATGTGACCAAATACGCCTTCTACAACGCCCTGCCCGTGCCCCCCGAGGGCGAGCGCTTCGGCACCATCAAGATGCAGCTTACGGAGCACTACTGGCAGTGCAACCCCTTCCAGCAGGCCGTGGCCGTCAAGACCTTCAAGGAGGTCTTCCCTATCGATGTGCTGCGCTGGCAGGGCAACATGCCCGACGAGGCCGATGGTGCCGTGGAGCTGGAGGGCGATGAGGCCCGTTCCGCCAAGGGCGGCCAGGGAGCCAAGCCCTTCATCTTCGCCTTCGTGCCCCTCTGGTGGGAGGAGGACATCAAGGGCAAGATGCGCACCATCGCCGATGGGCCCAACTACCGCTGGCAGTTCGTCATGAAATACCCTGAAGGCGTCAGCCAGGAACAGGGCGACAAGTGGTTCCTGGAGGAGGTGGCCCCCGCCTTCGCCGCCATGCCCGAGGTCAACCGCATCCTGAGCAGCAAGATCATCCAGAACGTCAACGGCTGCTCTTTCAACCGGGTGGTGGAGATGTGGTTCGACGGTCCCGACGAGTGGTATGCCGCCGCTGTCACCAAGGCCGCCGCCCTGCCCAAGCCCGCCTGGGCCAAGCAGGACAAGTTCCCCTTCCTGGCCTCCGACTACGAGTTCGCCAGCGTCTTCCTCACGGACTACGCCACCAGCGACAATCTGAGCCAGTACCGCGGTTACATCACGCTGCGTTAGCGCTCTGGAAGCAAAGAAAGGCGGTCGCTCCGGCGGCCGCCTTTCTTTGTGCTGACTTTGCCGTGTCCCCCGGGTCAGGGATGGGCAGCCGGAGCCAGAGGACCCGGGGCCTGAGCCCCTGCAGGGTGGGCATTCAGCTTGAAGGACTGGAAGCCCTCGGCCTTGAGTGTCTTGGGGTTGCTGTGGAGGAAGACGATGTTGATGAAACCCAGTTTCTGCCAAGTCGGGCCTTCAGCCTTGAGGCACTCGGCGACGCTCTCCTTGGTCCAGGCGGTGGTGGGGCGGAAGATCAGCAGGGTGTCCTTCTTCTTGTCCGCCACCTTGTAGCGGATGTTGAAGTTCTCGGCATCGCTCTTGTGCTTGAGGTGGGCCAGATCCCGCGCGTTCTGGCTGGCATTGGTCATCTCTTCAGTCCAGGTGACCCGGGTCTTGGCGGAGTTGGGGGCAGGGGGGGCCGCCAAGGCGGTTACGGCAGATAAAGTTGTGATTGCAAGAAGTTTGCTCATTGCCGGGTTCCAGTCTGTGAGGTCTCAGGGCATGGTAGATCGGAAAGGGCCCACGGAACAAGCCATGGAGGCTGCTCAGAGGAGGCAGAGGGAGCGGTTCCCGGGCGCGAAGCCGAGCTGGACAGCCTTTTCATAGAAGAGAGCCAGGCCCTCCCGCTCCCTCATGCCCAGGCTGTAGCTGATGTTCTCGGTGAAATACTCCCGGAGTTCCCCTGCGGTCCACCCCACGGAGCGTCGGGCCTCCTCCACCAGGGTGTCCAGATTCGCTCGTCCCATCTCCAGGCTGCGGTGGAAGTAGGGGCCCACTCCCCCGGGACCGGGCAGCTCGGGAGCCCCCTGCCGGACGGTCCAGAGGGCGAACACGAAGGGGAGCCCGGTCCAGGCGTGCCACTCCTCAGCCAGGTCCATGACCAGGAGGCCCTGCTTGTCGGCCTTCATGGCCGCATCACCGATCATCACCGCCGCATCGCAGGCCTCCATCATGGCCGGGAGGTCGGGGGCCATGTCCACCACTTTGGGCTCCATGCCATGACGTCCACGGAGCAGGATACGCACCAGAGCCACGGAACTGCGGGAGGAGGTGTCCAGGGCCAGGGTGCGGATCTGCTCCACGGGAACCTTGGACATGAGGAGGACGCTCCGGACCCTCTTGGGAGAGGCGATGCAGAGCCCGGGCACCACCCGGAGGCCGGGAATGCGCAGATACTCGATGGAGCTGATGAGGGCGGCGTCCACCTCGCCCGAGCGCAGCTGGTCGGCACAGACCGAGGGGACCTGGTACCGGAGCTCGAAGAGCTCGCCACCCAGACCCTGCTTGAACCCGAAGTTCAGGGGGGCGGCGTTGAGATACTCGATGATGGAGACGCGGAAGGGGGACTTGCGGAAACCGGTCATGCTTCCATTGTCGCACTTCAGCGGTGGTGGGAAGCCCTCGGCGGTGGTGCTCCTTTCCACTCGTCTCTTATAGGTCCCTTTGGTAGGCTGATTCAGAAGTCTTCGGAGTGCCCCATGCGTCTCGCCCTGATCAGTCTCGCCCTGGTGTCCGCCGCCACCCTTTCCGCCAGCGATCACGAGCTCAATCTCATGATCGACAAGCAGCTGACCCCGAACATCACCATCTCCAGTGACAAGGTCAAGGTGGATGAGCCTGTCTCGGTGGGCGTCCGGTACGGCCACGACCTCATCGGACTCGGCCCCGCCCAGCTCCAGCTGCAGGCGGCCTATCGCCGGCAGTCGACGGTCGACAGCCAGGGGGGCAGCTTCGGGCAGATCAAGGACACCGGGCTCAGCCTGGGGCTCCAGGCCCAGTGGCGTCTTGGCATGGTCATCGGTGCTGGAGCCGAACTCCGGGCCGAGCGTCTGAAGGCTGACCCCACCGGAACCAGCACCACCCTGGTGCGCCCCTGGGTCACCGGACGCGTCGGCATGAGCTTCCCCACCCCTCTGGTGCAGCCCGTCATCGGTCTGGAAGTGGCGGTCCCCCTGAGGCGCGCAAGTGCCGGGGATGGTGCCAGCCTGGAGGATCAGGTCAAGGCCCTGGCCCCCAACTTCGAGATTGGTGTATACGGCGGTCTGCGTTTCTAAGGCGCTCGATCTGAGTGGAAAACCGGGGTCCTGGACCCCGGTTTTTTTGCGGGCGGGATCGAGGGTGGGCCCTATATTGGGTCATCAGCATCCCTCTGGATGGAGGAATGGGTCATGAACTGTGCGCTGCCCGCTCTCCTAGTGTTTGCCGCCACGGGCCTCTCAGCCAGTGACAATGAACTCAACCTGTTGGTCTCCAGGCAGCTCACCCGGGACTTCCCGGCCCTGGACCTGTCCGTGGATCAGCCTGTGGCCCTGACCCTGCGTTACGGCCGGGACATCCTGGGCCTGGGGCCGGCCCAGTTGCAGTTGCAGGCGGGCTACCACGCCCAGAGCACGGCTGATATCAAGCAGGGCGGGGTCAAGGACGGAGAGCTGAAGAACACCGGCTACAGCCTGGGGCTTCAGGCCCAGTGGCGCATGGGGGTGGTCCTGGGCGCCGGGGCGGAGGTCCGGGCCGAACGTCTCAAGGCCGCAGGGATCGACAACACCACCCAGGTCCGGCCCTGGTTCACCGGACGGGTGGGCTACAGCATGCCTCTTCCCCTGGTTCAGCCGGTCTTCGGCCTTGAGGTGGCGGTGCCGGTGACCAACAAGAGTGCTGACAGCGGATCGAGTGATGAGGATGTCCTCAAGCGTCTCAGCCCCAACTTCGAGGTCAGCGTATACGGCGGCATCCGCTTCTGAGATGCGGTGTCGTGGCTCCGCCATGACACCGCATGGGGGTCAAAGGGGGGACGCAGAGGGCGCGTAGCGACCGGGCGGTCCCCCCTTTGCAGGAAGGCCCTCAGGCCCTCCGCCGGAAGAGGGCCAGGCACTCGACCTCATCGGTCCTGGGGAAGAGGTCGGCAGCGGCCAGTGCCTCCAGTTGCCAGCTGTGGCCCAGCCGGAGTACATCCCGGCAGAAGGCGGCCCCGTCGCAGCCCACCAGGATCAGCCTGCTGGCCCCGGCTCCCACGAGGCGCTCCGCCACCTCCGGGGCCAGTCCAGCCCGGGGGGGGTCCACCACGATGAGGTCTCCGGGGGCACCCAATCCCTCAGGGAGCCACTCGGCCACATCCTGGGCCAGGCACTCAGCCGGGAGTCCCAGACCCTCCAGGTTGCGTCGGGCCCAGACCACGGCCTCCTCCGCGGACTCCACGAGCACCCGATGCGTGAAACGGCTTCCCAGGAGTCCGGAGAAGAGTCCCACGCCGCCATAGAGGTCGAAGAGGGTGCCACCGCTCAGGTCCCAGTCCTCCAGGAGCTGGCTGAAGGCCTCCATGGCCCAGGGGGCGCAGACCTGGAAGAATCCCCCCGGGGCATGGCTCCATCGCTGTTCTCCGTGGCTGTGGCGCACGGCTGTCTGGGCCGGGTGCCAACCATCCGGCTCGAGCTGCCAGGACCGGCCCTTTTCATCCGTGGCCCAGACCTGGTCGGCAGGCGAGCCGGTGGCCAGCTCCCAGCGCTGGGGGCGGGTGGGCAGGATCCGTCCGTTGAGGGCATCCTCCAGGCGGGGCATGGCCCGGTTCAGAGACTCCGCGGCAGCGGGGCAGGCCTTTACGGGCACCAGGCGATGGCTCCTGCGGGCATGGAAACCCAGGGCTGAGCCGTCCCAGTGGAGCTGGATTCGGTGCCGCCTGACCCAGGCAGGGGCGGGGATCCAGCGCCACACCGTGGACTCGGGCAGCTGGCGGCGGAAGAGGTCGGCCACCATCTCCTGCTTGAGGTCTGAGGTCGCCCCGCCAGCCCCCCATAGGGAGCAGCCTCCGCAGCTCTCGGCGACGGGGCATTCGGGGGCCACTCGCTGGGGAGAGGGGCGGACCCAGCCGGTCACGCGGCCCTCGCCGTGGCGGGCCTTCCAGCGGATCTCGGCCTCCACTTCCTCTCCGGGGAAGAGGGCGAGGGGGGCTTCGAGGATGATCAGGCGACCGTCCTCGGCGCGGGCCAGCCCCTTGCCGCCCCAGGCCAGCCGTTCGATTTTCACGCGGCAATGCACCACATCCTGGACGGGCGTCCGGTAGACTGTCTTGGCCTTCCCCTGCACTGCGCTCTTTGGTCTGCCCATGCGTCTCACTGTCGCCATCCCCCTTCAGCACCGTAGCAGCCTTGAGGGCCGCTTGGGGCGCGAGCTGGGTCGGATCCTGCAGTGGGTGGCCGAGGCGCCTGCCGACGTTGTAGTCGGTCTGCCCGGGGAGGGTTACCTGGCGCAGTGTGGAGCCTGGCCCGGGGAAGAGGGTGCCCTGGCCCTCATCGAGGCCGGCCACCAGCGGCTTAGGGATCAGCGGGACATGGAACGGCTCCACGAGATCGGCCGCGCCCTGGCTTCGGAGCAGGTCCTGGATCGCCTGCTTGACCTGATCCTCTCCCAGGCCAGGCGCCTCCTGGATGCCGAAGGCGGCTCCCTCTACCTTGTGGTGGAAGGCCAGGGCGGGGCAGGGGAGCTGCTCTTCGCCCACACCCAGAACTCCAGCACCGCGCTGCCCTTCCACCGGGTCCGGATGCCCATCTCGCCTGAGTCCATGGCAGGCTTTGTGGCCTCCACGGGCGGGATCCTCAACATCCCCGATGTCCAGCGGCTCCCGGAGAGTGCACCCTATCGCTTCAACGACAGCTTCGACCGCCAGACGGGCTATCGGACCCAGTCCATGCTGGCGGTGCCCCTCCGTGACCATGGTGGCGAGGTGCTGGGGGTGCTCCAGCTGATCAACCGCCGGGAGGATGAGGGGGGTGGGGTGCAGGTGGTGCCCTTCGAGGACACCCATGTCCGCCTGGCCCAGAGTCTGGCGGGGCAGGCGGGGGTCGCGGTCAGGAATGCCAGGCTCCGGGAGGAGATCGAGCGGCTCTTCGAGGGCTTCGTGAACGCCTCCGTGCTGGCCATCGAGCAGCGGGACCCGGTCACCAGTGGCCACTCCGGACGGGTCGCCGACCTGACGGTCGGTCTGGCCGAGGCCATCACCTCCGCCACGGACGGCCCCTTCTCCAGGGTCTCCTTCTCCGACCGCCAGATCCGGGAGCTGCGCTATGCCAGCCTGCTCCACGACTTCGGCAAGGTCGGGGTGCGGGAGGAGGTCCTGGTCAAGTCCAAGAAGCTGGCTCCGGGCCGCCTGGAAGTGATTCTCCAGCGGCTCCGCCAGCGACAGGAGGAACGGCTGCTGGAGCTTCTGCGGGAGCAGTGGGCCCAGGGGCACCCTTTCCGTGCGGCACTCTGGGGCGAGCTTCAGCGCGAGCTCCAGGATGAGACGGATCGCCTGGTGGCCCTGGTCCTCCAGGCCAACGAACCGGCCCTCCTCAGCCAGGGGGCCCATGCAGGGCTCTCCAGGCTGGATGGGCTGCGCTACACCCACTGGAACGGGGCCGTGGAGCCGGTGTTCCTTTCCGACGACCTGTCCTGCCTCGCCATTCCCAAGGGGAGCCTCTCGGAGGAGGAGCGCCTCGAGATCGAGAGCCATGTGACCCACACCTACCGCTTCCTGCAGCAGATCCCCTGGACCCGGGACCTGGAGGGCGTGCCCGAGATCGCCTACGCCCACCATGAGCGCCTGAATGGGCGGGGTTACCCCCGGCGCATCGAGGCCGCCGAGATCCCCCTCCAGAGCAGGGCCATGGCCATCGCCGATGTCTTCGACGCCCTCACGGCCCAGGACAGGCCTTACAAGGCGGCGGTGCCTCTGGAGCGGAGCCTCGCCATCCTCCAGATGGACGCTGGAGCTGGGCACCTGGACCCTGATCTCCTGGATCTCTTCATCCAGGCCCGGGTGTTCGAGAGGACCGTCCGTCGCGTCTGAATAATTGTAATTAAAAGAGTTGGGAATGCCTTGGCTCCCGGGACATCCTAGATGCCATGGAGGAGCATGTGTTCGAGGAACCCGAAGAGAAGACCCCAGCCCAGCGCATCGCCGATGGGGCCAAGTACCTGCAGAGGGTGGGTCACCCCAAGGGACCCGGTAAGTTCGGGCCCGAACTCCTCTATCAGACCGTGCTCACCGGACTGGAGTCCCTTCTCCACGGGCGCCTCGATCTCGCTGGAGCCATGCCCAGCAGCCACAATGCCCTGGGTCTGGCCAGGGAATACCAGCAGCTGGTGGAGGTGGATCCGGAGCTGGCGGCCGAACTGGTGGCCTTCGCCAGCTAT
The sequence above is drawn from the uncultured Holophaga sp. genome and encodes:
- a CDS encoding lipid-A-disaccharide synthase N-terminal domain-containing protein gives rise to the protein MSQLNLPISWLAWTGIVITGWKLIGYVGAAMFGGRWLVQFVASKRAGKPVMPRLFWYMSVVGSLMTLSYFLFSAKRDSVGVLQNLFPSFTAAYSLYLDIRHRGWRRDKAGH
- a CDS encoding exopolyphosphatase, whose protein sequence is MRLITRSDFDGLACAALLEEIGLIDGFLFVHPKDVQDGKVAVGPDDVLANVPFAKGCGLWFDHHCSEDQRLAMNEENIRFEGVSRQAPSCARIIYDYYGGAGRFARFDASGLMDAVDRSDSGQLTREEILNPQGWVLLSFIMDPRTGLGRFKDFRIGNHGLMKDMIGYCRTLSMEEILELPDVRERVDRYFEQEAAYEAMLRERGRMEGNVLVLDLRGVEEIPCGNRFVEYALFPEANVSARVLWGRERKNVVLTVGHSILNRTCNSDIGALLLIHGGGGHHQVGTCQLEEPIAGHHIAGIIAALRTMG
- a CDS encoding acetyl-CoA hydrolase; this translates as MTVEFCPMRSLIYVGLSKEKYRHLLQNWLYRIHIPDSISQFGPYVTKYAFYNALPVPPEGERFGTIKMQLTEHYWQCNPFQQAVAVKTFKEVFPIDVLRWQGNMPDEADGAVELEGDEARSAKGGQGAKPFIFAFVPLWWEEDIKGKMRTIADGPNYRWQFVMKYPEGVSQEQGDKWFLEEVAPAFAAMPEVNRILSSKIIQNVNGCSFNRVVEMWFDGPDEWYAAAVTKAAALPKPAWAKQDKFPFLASDYEFASVFLTDYATSDNLSQYRGYITLR
- a CDS encoding menaquinone biosynthesis protein, which encodes MTGFRKSPFRVSIIEYLNAAPLNFGFKQGLGGELFELRYQVPSVCADQLRSGEVDAALISSIEYLRIPGLRVVPGLCIASPKRVRSVLLMSKVPVEQIRTLALDTSSRSSVALVRILLRGRHGMEPKVVDMAPDLPAMMEACDAAVMIGDAAMKADKQGLLVMDLAEEWHAWTGLPFVFALWTVRQGAPELPGPGGVGPYFHRSLEMGRANLDTLVEEARRSVGWTAGELREYFTENISYSLGMREREGLALFYEKAVQLGFAPGNRSLCLL
- a CDS encoding HD domain-containing phosphohydrolase; this encodes MRLTVAIPLQHRSSLEGRLGRELGRILQWVAEAPADVVVGLPGEGYLAQCGAWPGEEGALALIEAGHQRLRDQRDMERLHEIGRALASEQVLDRLLDLILSQARRLLDAEGGSLYLVVEGQGGAGELLFAHTQNSSTALPFHRVRMPISPESMAGFVASTGGILNIPDVQRLPESAPYRFNDSFDRQTGYRTQSMLAVPLRDHGGEVLGVLQLINRREDEGGGVQVVPFEDTHVRLAQSLAGQAGVAVRNARLREEIERLFEGFVNASVLAIEQRDPVTSGHSGRVADLTVGLAEAITSATDGPFSRVSFSDRQIRELRYASLLHDFGKVGVREEVLVKSKKLAPGRLEVILQRLRQRQEERLLELLREQWAQGHPFRAALWGELQRELQDETDRLVALVLQANEPALLSQGAHAGLSRLDGLRYTHWNGAVEPVFLSDDLSCLAIPKGSLSEEERLEIESHVTHTYRFLQQIPWTRDLEGVPEIAYAHHERLNGRGYPRRIEAAEIPLQSRAMAIADVFDALTAQDRPYKAAVPLERSLAILQMDAGAGHLDPDLLDLFIQARVFERTVRRV
- a CDS encoding MarR family transcriptional regulator, producing the protein MTEYILFESFAFNLARAAMAATTALARRLAPYDITPVQWGVLAGLMDKDGVTPTELIGELERDLPSTLRVIWKLEKKGLVRRENNPSDRRSYTVHLTPEGRQLWDKLAPVVLELNREAYGHLDKDYLHKIMQTHLELRAIYDAMIRE
- a CDS encoding glycosyltransferase family 2 protein yields the protein MTQAQSPSPLISIVIPAKNEAGNIRPLVGEIRQAMDGRFDYELIYVDDGSTDETWDLLRSLREEGFERLRVLRHVKSSGQSLAVLTGARAAQGTWLVVLDADGQNDPADIPGMLDALQAAHTRDPLNVGIIGHRVNRRDDWVKRMSSKIANGFRDWMLKDGVPDVGCGLKALRLDWYLSLPCFNHMHRYIPALVQALGGRMIVHPVNHRPRLAGVSNYGVWNRLWVGLVDVLGVWWLQRRSKYVAVRETLP
- a CDS encoding nitrilase-related carbon-nitrogen hydrolase, which codes for MRVHLSRFICLDVASNLIRFELEAHQAAAAGADLVVFPEAFLHGYTRTVEPALVRGIFERISSDHPATAFLFGSITEERRNRLTVWRGGRELGHYDKVHLFAPHGEHELWDPGDRYAAVRVLDWTLGLITCSDIRFPEQARALRLRTGCEALVVIGWWPWRRDHVWETLLRARAMENGVFTLGCSVAASEFPGEVFAGAGNHVFDPLGEPLQTADDRTFHLDRERLEEVLVDPLRSSVDIQEVAVF
- the pepQ gene encoding Xaa-Pro dipeptidase, with the protein product MTSKGLFHDHLAARMRWAEHTLAETGFETLVISSGEPFTYFRDDQEAPFNTNPHFRHYCPLEGPHHVLCLQGGKRPKLIRYAPEDFWYEQLPLGEPFWAGEFDLVEAPSLDAVWEALGRPARAAYIGNEVARAVEAGLEINPTGVMARLDWGRAFKSPYEIACTEEATILGARGHEAGRKAFLAGASELEIHYAFVQAVGCLDHQLAFSSIVALDDRSAILHYEKKRSFRDGRVLLLDCGARHLDYPSDITRTHVKDSCDPRFRALRDGVEKLELELCDEVVAGVPWGRVHHLAHLKIGALLQESGILRTKPEESLARGFTRPFFPHGLGHFLGIQVHDVAGQMAAPDGSLQPPPPEHPNLRTTQTLAPGHLITVEPGLYFIPMLLRPFREGEQASSFDWKLIDELTPLGGIRIEDNILVTPEGPVNLTRKHLPR